One window of the Bubalus bubalis isolate 160015118507 breed Murrah chromosome 8, NDDB_SH_1, whole genome shotgun sequence genome contains the following:
- the LOC123466056 gene encoding probable G-protein coupled receptor 141, with protein sequence MAAHNNSSCDDPILTPHLTRLYFVVLIGGLMGIISILFLLVKMNTRSVTTTAVINLVVVHSVFLLTVPFRLTYLIKHTWTFGLSFCRFVSAMLHIHMYLTFLFYMVILVIRYLIFFKHKDKVEFYRKLHAVAASTAMWLLVIIIVVPLVVSQYGVHEGYDSHHCFKFHKELTHAYVQAINYMIVAVVIVIAVILLVLQITIIVLMARKLGHSLLSHQEFWAQLKNLLFIGVILICFLPYQCFRIYYLYTVAHSRDCNYNVAFYNEIFLSVTAISCFDLLLFVFGGSHWFRQKIIDLWNCLLCH encoded by the coding sequence ATGGCTGCCCACAATAATTCCTCCTGCGATGACCCCATATTGACACCCCATTTAACCAGGCTCTACTTTGTAGTGCTTATTGGAGGGCTGATGGGCATCATCTCCATTTTGTTCCTACTTGTGAAAATGAACACCCGGTCTGTGACCACCACAGCAGTCATTAATCTGGTGGTGGTCCACAGTGTTTTTCTGCTCACAGTGCCTTTTCGCTTGACCTACCTCATCAAGCACacttggacatttgggttgtcctTCTGCAGATTTGTGAGTGCCATGCTGCACATTCACATGTACCTCACATTCCTGTTCTACATGGTGATTCTAGTCATCAGGTACCTCATTTTCTTCAAGCACAAGGACAAAGTGGAATTCTACAGAAAACTACATGCTGTGGCTGCCAGTACCGCCATGTGGCTGCTGGTGATTATCATTGTGGTACCTCTGGTTGTTTCTCAGTATGGCGTTCATGAGGGCTACGACAGCCACCACTGTTTCAAATTCCACAAAGAACTTACTCATGCATATGTGCAAGCCATCAATTATATGATAGTCGCTGTTGTCATAGTCATTGCAGTGATTCTCCTGGTCCTCCAGATCACCATCATTGTGTTGATGGCACGGAAGCTTGGACACTCCTTACTATCCCATCAAGAGTTCTGGGCTCAGTTGAAAAATCTGCTTTTTATAGGAGTCATTCTTATTTGCTTCCTTCCCTACCAGTGCTTTCGAATTTATTACTTGTACACAGTGGCACACTCAAGAGACTGTAACTACAATGTTGCATTTTATAATGAAATCTTCTTGAGTGTAACAGCAATTAGCTGCTTTGATttgctgctttttgtttttggggGAAGCCACTGGTTTAGGCAAAAGATAATCGACCTATGGAATTGTCTTCTGTGCCATTAG